A genomic window from Anthocerotibacter panamensis C109 includes:
- a CDS encoding Npun_F0494 family protein: MVVVENTSHERALRALRCSVLTARALVRMRTASIPLADFVGVRGVDQGFTQTKVSELAAEDDLMWLIKVGVLRREVDGQGITDRFRLTPMGSELSRLVPPEALSPLERGYDWLLRRLPY; the protein is encoded by the coding sequence ATGGTCGTTGTCGAAAATACTTCTCATGAGCGAGCGTTGCGTGCCTTACGGTGTTCTGTGCTCACCGCTCGTGCGCTCGTGCGCATGCGGACAGCCAGTATTCCCTTGGCGGATTTTGTGGGCGTGCGCGGCGTGGACCAGGGTTTTACACAGACTAAGGTCTCGGAGCTGGCAGCAGAAGATGACTTGATGTGGCTGATCAAGGTCGGAGTGCTCCGCCGGGAGGTGGACGGTCAGGGCATCACAGACCGGTTCCGCCTGACGCCTATGGGTAGCGAACTCTCCCGTCTTGTCCCTCCAGAAGCGCTCTCCCCCTTAGAGCGGGGGTACGACTGGCTGCTACGCCGTCTGCCCTATTAG
- the glgP gene encoding alpha-glucan family phosphorylase produces the protein MTNTQDSVEQGLRLPRPLRRLVDVARNYWWTWTPDRLSVFRDMDPALWVSCEHNPVLMLRRISFLRLTQLSTDPWYLNQVENLVRNFDSYMKQKDTWASQMMAGYDLKRPVAYFSAEFGLDESLPTYSGGLGCLAGDHLKSASDLGVPLVAVGLLYRQGYFHQRLDSNNWQTEYYTNSNFNDLPITLMCDEAGEPYMVEVEIRSRLVKVQVWRVDVGRVQLYLLDTDREDNDAVDRWITAHLYGGNADTRISQEIVLGIAGLRMLRRMGIDPSVFHMNEGHAAFIILERLREEMGKGADLAHAGDIVRQSCVFTTHTPVPAGHDAFSPDLMDTFFSKYWPQLGVDRKTFLALGAKRVDDPWDNFNMTVLALRYSRTCNGVSEKHGEVSREMFQVLYPGKSVDEVPIGYITNGIHARSWISPLFWEMYDRYLGEQWEEHMSDPEVWARIERVPDEELWWKHEALRERLVAFTRHRVAMSRRGRNEPEEWVNAAQTSLLNPDILTIGFARRFSTYKRANLIIQDPDRALAIFSSETHPVQLILAGKAHPKDEEGKRLIQKVMDWARHPKLINRVAFVEDYDIYTARKLVQGVDVWLNNPRRPLEASGTSGEKVAFNGALNLSILDGWWIEGYNGKNGWAIGEEIEGHDIAAQDHFDAQSLYSILENEVIPMFYDRDEKGLPRTWIAWMKESIRTLAPQFNTDRMVAEYVCNIYAGACAVPSATRPVLTGAGFKADF, from the coding sequence ATGACCAACACCCAAGACAGCGTAGAACAAGGTTTGAGACTCCCACGCCCCCTTCGGCGTTTAGTGGATGTAGCCAGGAATTACTGGTGGACCTGGACGCCGGACCGGCTCAGCGTTTTTCGTGATATGGACCCCGCTCTGTGGGTGAGTTGCGAGCACAATCCGGTCTTGATGCTGCGGCGCATTTCCTTTTTGCGGCTCACTCAGTTGTCCACCGATCCTTGGTACCTCAATCAGGTCGAGAATCTGGTGCGCAACTTCGATAGCTACATGAAACAAAAAGACACTTGGGCCTCGCAAATGATGGCTGGGTACGACCTCAAGCGCCCTGTCGCCTATTTCTCGGCAGAATTCGGTCTGGACGAGTCTCTGCCCACGTACTCTGGGGGTCTAGGTTGCCTTGCTGGGGATCACCTCAAATCAGCCTCCGACTTGGGCGTACCCCTGGTTGCTGTGGGTCTGCTCTATCGTCAGGGCTATTTTCACCAACGTCTCGACAGCAATAACTGGCAGACCGAGTATTACACCAATTCCAATTTTAATGACCTGCCCATCACCTTGATGTGTGACGAAGCAGGGGAACCCTATATGGTCGAAGTCGAGATCCGCAGCCGTCTGGTCAAGGTCCAAGTCTGGCGGGTAGATGTGGGCCGGGTACAGCTCTATCTGCTCGACACAGACCGTGAGGACAACGACGCGGTAGACCGCTGGATCACCGCGCACCTCTACGGCGGGAATGCCGACACCCGCATCAGCCAAGAGATTGTCTTGGGGATCGCTGGACTACGCATGTTACGCAGGATGGGCATCGATCCCTCGGTCTTCCACATGAACGAGGGCCACGCAGCCTTTATTATCCTGGAGCGGTTGCGCGAAGAGATGGGCAAGGGGGCAGATCTGGCTCATGCCGGGGATATCGTCCGCCAAAGCTGTGTCTTCACGACCCATACCCCAGTCCCGGCAGGGCACGATGCCTTCTCCCCCGACCTGATGGACACGTTCTTCTCTAAGTACTGGCCGCAGTTGGGCGTTGACCGCAAGACTTTTTTGGCGCTCGGTGCGAAGCGGGTGGATGACCCCTGGGATAACTTCAACATGACGGTGCTGGCCCTGCGTTACTCGCGTACCTGTAACGGTGTCAGTGAGAAGCATGGAGAAGTCTCCCGAGAGATGTTCCAAGTCCTCTATCCCGGCAAGTCCGTAGATGAAGTTCCGATCGGCTATATCACCAACGGCATCCATGCCCGCTCCTGGATTTCACCGCTGTTTTGGGAAATGTACGACCGCTACTTGGGCGAGCAGTGGGAAGAGCACATGAGTGACCCCGAAGTGTGGGCACGGATAGAGCGCGTCCCTGACGAAGAACTGTGGTGGAAGCACGAGGCTCTGCGCGAACGTCTGGTAGCCTTCACCCGCCACCGGGTCGCCATGAGTCGTCGTGGTCGTAATGAACCTGAAGAATGGGTCAATGCCGCCCAAACTAGCCTGCTCAACCCCGATATTCTCACCATTGGCTTCGCCCGTCGCTTCAGCACCTACAAGCGGGCTAACCTGATCATTCAGGACCCGGACCGTGCTTTGGCTATCTTCAGCAGTGAGACGCATCCGGTCCAACTCATCCTCGCCGGCAAAGCGCATCCGAAGGACGAAGAGGGTAAGCGCCTGATTCAAAAGGTCATGGATTGGGCACGCCATCCCAAACTCATCAACCGGGTCGCCTTTGTCGAGGACTACGACATCTACACCGCCCGCAAACTGGTTCAGGGTGTGGACGTGTGGCTCAACAACCCGCGCCGTCCCCTGGAGGCTTCGGGCACAAGTGGCGAGAAAGTCGCCTTTAACGGAGCGCTCAATCTCAGCATCCTCGATGGCTGGTGGATCGAAGGCTACAACGGCAAAAACGGCTGGGCTATTGGAGAAGAGATCGAAGGCCACGACATCGCAGCGCAAGATCACTTTGACGCACAATCGCTCTATAGCATCCTGGAAAATGAGGTCATCCCGATGTTCTATGACCGGGATGAGAAGGGTCTGCCGCGCACTTGGATCGCCTGGATGAAGGAGTCGATTCGCACCTTGGCTCCGCAGTTCAATACGGATCGCATGGTGGCTGAGTATGTCTGCAACATTTACGCCGGTGCCTGTGCGGTACCTAGTGCTACGCGCCCGGTCCTGACGGGAGCTGGCTTCAAAGCCGATTTCTAG
- a CDS encoding 7-carboxy-7-deazaguanine synthase QueE produces MTQGWLVEIFSAIQGEGPLVGERQLFVRFGGCDLRCSWCDSPHTHRTSPEARIEQHSGERDFMTIKNPVSPSQLLAWVKSLEATYPHDHLSLTGGEPLLHPQFLAEFLPQCPLPIYLETGGHRPRELAQVLPHLDWVSMDLKLPSSCRERPLWDEHRQCLEHAVQQHVHVYTKWVVTAETTVEDLQQASQLIARIDPAIAVVLQPVTPLAGERAPTPAQILQWQALVRQALPRVRVIPQTHKLMDQL; encoded by the coding sequence ATGACGCAAGGTTGGCTCGTTGAGATATTTTCCGCCATTCAAGGCGAAGGTCCGCTTGTGGGGGAGCGGCAGTTGTTCGTCCGTTTTGGAGGGTGTGACCTCAGGTGTAGCTGGTGTGATTCGCCCCATACCCATCGGACGAGCCCTGAAGCCCGCATCGAACAACACAGCGGCGAGCGCGATTTTATGACTATCAAAAATCCCGTCAGCCCTAGCCAACTGCTCGCTTGGGTGAAATCACTAGAGGCGACCTACCCCCATGACCACCTTAGTTTGACCGGCGGTGAACCGCTCTTACATCCCCAGTTTTTGGCGGAATTTTTGCCTCAGTGCCCTTTGCCCATTTACTTAGAGACTGGCGGTCATCGCCCTCGGGAACTCGCACAGGTTCTGCCGCATCTCGACTGGGTCTCGATGGACCTCAAGCTACCATCCTCCTGCCGGGAGCGCCCTCTGTGGGATGAGCACCGTCAGTGCCTGGAACATGCAGTGCAACAACACGTGCACGTCTACACCAAATGGGTCGTAACCGCAGAGACTACCGTAGAAGACCTACAGCAGGCTAGCCAACTCATCGCCCGCATCGACCCCGCCATTGCCGTAGTCCTCCAACCTGTCACCCCGCTGGCTGGAGAACGCGCTCCGACCCCTGCACAAATTCTCCAATGGCAAGCATTGGTGCGTCAGGCTCTACCCCGCGTGCGCGTCATCCCACAAACCCACAAACTCATGGATCAACTCTGA
- a CDS encoding NAD(P)/FAD-dependent oxidoreductase, giving the protein MDRIVIAGGGFGGLYTALQLQKFPGARAVTLVDRQEHFVFTPLLYELVSKELDAWEIAPTFRDLLAGTGVEFVQGEVADLDLEGQKVLLSDGTDLGWDQLVIAVGGRTPTEIVSGATAFALPFRTLSDAQKLNQRLAQWETEGREDVRVAIVGAGSSGVELACKLADRLGSRGRITLIERLPEALKDAPELRSIALKELKERDITLKLSTTVERVEATQIFFSRAGQEVRPLTTDLVLWTVGTAPPLLLAGMGVKKDRIGRLVTRPTLQLEDHPRVFALGDSANSGQNLPVTAQVALQQADYCAWNLWANRMHLPLLEFQYTSLGQMMSLGIGQAAAQLVGGIIVEGAVAANLRRLIYLARMPGIPHQARVGFNWLTQPLQNLLPA; this is encoded by the coding sequence ATGGACCGGATTGTTATTGCAGGCGGAGGGTTTGGAGGTCTATATACAGCCCTCCAGTTACAGAAATTTCCTGGGGCGCGGGCTGTAACCTTAGTGGACCGCCAGGAGCACTTTGTCTTCACGCCGCTACTTTACGAGTTGGTGAGCAAAGAATTGGATGCATGGGAGATCGCCCCGACCTTTCGGGATCTCTTGGCCGGGACCGGGGTGGAATTTGTCCAAGGTGAAGTGGCTGATCTCGACCTGGAGGGCCAAAAAGTCCTGCTCAGCGACGGCACTGACCTCGGCTGGGACCAGCTTGTCATCGCTGTGGGTGGGCGCACTCCGACGGAGATCGTCTCTGGAGCCACAGCTTTTGCCCTGCCCTTTCGGACCTTGAGCGACGCCCAAAAACTCAACCAACGCCTCGCCCAATGGGAAACCGAAGGCCGTGAGGATGTGCGCGTAGCCATCGTTGGCGCGGGCTCCAGCGGCGTCGAACTGGCCTGCAAACTCGCTGACCGTCTTGGCAGTCGGGGGCGGATCACGCTTATCGAGCGCCTCCCTGAAGCCCTTAAAGATGCCCCAGAACTGCGCTCCATCGCCCTCAAAGAGCTTAAGGAGCGCGACATCACCTTAAAGCTCAGCACCACAGTAGAGCGGGTCGAGGCCACGCAAATCTTCTTTTCACGGGCTGGTCAGGAGGTACGTCCCCTCACCACCGACCTTGTACTCTGGACCGTGGGTACCGCTCCTCCACTCCTTCTTGCGGGTATGGGGGTCAAAAAAGACCGCATCGGGCGGCTCGTCACCCGCCCCACCCTACAACTAGAGGACCACCCCCGAGTCTTCGCCCTCGGCGATAGCGCCAACAGCGGCCAGAACCTCCCGGTCACGGCCCAAGTTGCGCTCCAACAGGCTGACTACTGTGCCTGGAACCTATGGGCCAACCGGATGCACCTGCCCCTACTGGAGTTCCAGTACACTTCTTTAGGGCAGATGATGAGTTTGGGGATCGGTCAGGCTGCCGCCCAACTGGTGGGCGGGATAATTGTAGAAGGAGCCGTCGCCGCCAACCTCCGCCGCCTCATCTACCTCGCTCGAATGCCAGGGATCCCTCATCAGGCCAGAGTCGGCTTTAACTGGCTGACCCAGCCGCTCCAGAATCTGCTCCCAGCTTGA